One stretch of Chryseobacterium indologenes DNA includes these proteins:
- a CDS encoding aminotransferase class I/II-fold pyridoxal phosphate-dependent enzyme — MNIDFATATFKDFENIPDYDIAQRADYFYEFLDEMKSRGHMNYRLKNTSGTDAILNIDIANQNKQYVSFVTSDYLGLTQHPKVKLAAIEGIEKYGTGTGASPLIGGYFDYHNAIEKKIANFFGRNDDEVVLFTSGYTANSATLQILMQKEDIAILDMGVHASVHEGCAFTNKKTFPHNNLEALEHILKVCENTYRTKLVIVDGVYSQEGDTSRAKEICDLVKKYNAYLMVDDAHGVGVLGETGRGALEDDALFDKVDFMTGTFSKTFGNLGGYVIANKKIASFLKFQSRQHIFSVTPPPSSFGILKAIDLIDEEPFWQQKLWDNINYFKKGLNDLGLDTGITCSAIIPVKIGDQNKMWDIGRILLENGVYTNPIMYPAVARKDARIRMSVTARHEKEHLDKTLNVFDDINKKMHIAKK; from the coding sequence ATGAATATTGATTTTGCAACCGCAACATTTAAAGATTTTGAGAATATCCCTGATTATGATATTGCTCAAAGAGCAGATTATTTTTATGAATTTCTAGATGAAATGAAATCTAGAGGCCACATGAATTACAGACTGAAAAATACATCGGGTACCGATGCAATATTAAATATTGATATTGCCAACCAGAATAAACAGTATGTAAGCTTTGTAACCAGTGATTACTTGGGCTTAACACAACACCCGAAAGTAAAACTGGCTGCAATTGAAGGAATAGAAAAATACGGAACAGGCACCGGAGCGTCACCTCTTATTGGAGGATACTTTGATTATCATAACGCAATAGAAAAAAAAATTGCAAATTTTTTCGGAAGAAATGATGATGAAGTTGTTCTTTTTACTTCCGGATATACAGCTAATAGCGCCACTTTACAGATTTTAATGCAGAAGGAAGATATCGCAATTTTAGATATGGGGGTACATGCAAGTGTACATGAAGGATGTGCTTTTACAAATAAAAAAACATTTCCTCATAATAATTTGGAAGCTTTGGAACACATTTTGAAGGTATGTGAAAATACGTACCGTACAAAGCTTGTTATCGTGGATGGGGTGTACTCTCAGGAAGGGGATACTTCACGCGCTAAGGAAATTTGTGATCTTGTGAAAAAATACAATGCTTATCTGATGGTAGATGATGCGCATGGAGTAGGTGTTTTAGGAGAAACCGGAAGGGGAGCTCTTGAAGATGACGCCTTATTTGATAAAGTAGATTTTATGACAGGAACATTCAGCAAGACTTTCGGTAACCTGGGAGGATATGTGATCGCAAATAAAAAAATTGCATCATTTCTTAAGTTCCAGTCTCGTCAGCACATTTTCTCAGTAACTCCTCCACCATCTTCCTTCGGAATTTTAAAAGCCATTGATTTGATTGATGAAGAACCATTCTGGCAGCAGAAATTATGGGATAATATCAATTATTTTAAAAAAGGGCTTAATGACTTAGGTTTAGATACTGGTATTACCTGTTCTGCAATTATTCCTGTGAAAATTGGAGATCAGAATAAAATGTGGGATATAGGACGAATACTACTTGAAAATGGAGTGTATACAAACCCTATTATGTATCCGGCTGTAGCCAGAAAAGATGCGCGTATCAGGATGAGCGTAACGGCAAGACACGAGAAAGAACATCTCGACAAAACACTTAATGTCTTTGATGATATTAATAAAAAAATGCATATTGCAAAAAAATAA
- a CDS encoding sensor histidine kinase — MTKIYFQSFLPIKKTSACTKTIINRFCFKARDTDQFCMRVWALFFTCLYFNIYGQHYTSTWYNIDNGLPQSSAKAIVKDKYGFIWISTENGLVRYDGSSFITFNNFKINNLHFGEFIGDPSKDSITVLNDFQENKVIIKNRFPQLTKLHQSDKIPFTTGNDYVHRVANNILACNFYNDIQYFVKLKNSTYSFTENNIISYKDNKGNETKIPIPYSNKDLNNMFVFNEVLFINNIKNRKTYSIDNGKLSAHDGPNLFNDPNTRIYWQQITNQTFVINHNNIYIVVGHKNKPSLKFLVKYNEIGSHSYCSMFYGWKFNKLYLGTLNNGLNVLKLSDFYVAKKKEDFSNNVYYAFLPLSKNTIIAEDGTEFGRDGIVKKYPFGNNDNYLMMYDKAGNILIRKRSSVIKFFKNSGYKRKDSTFIKQGFQAFLQSGNLYGASFSDSSKSELQIFKEDPFSKPDYTYEFDGFVNTFFQYNENEILVGNSDGLYSVVLGSKTITPVHKNIYVKSIIRTKDNLIWVMTNKSGFYLLRDRKLIKMPTDRGNNLMSAHYILEDQKGFYWISSNNGLFKVPKKQLLQYAQDRKSPVYYYRFTKRDGFLTNEFNGSSQPNAYALENGDFVFPSMDGFVFFDPNNVRTFYPDKNKIYIERVKIGNAESQYFHNTLDLQNNYKTADIFIDIPYYSNLENLYLEAKISGKENSEWEPITTGKELKYTISNLAPGNYTLTIRMLISPDGQFEQKSIKFNIQPFFYQTLFFRVSASIIILVIIIVIVQLMTNFLRIKNRALKQIVHNKNSELKETSLTLEVVKSDLRKETEYQKKLVETISHDITTPIRFIAMLSQKLHESDDLELQKKYFDSIYKSSEQLYQFTLNLKEYTELYKAENIFEEEEYPINRILEIKKKLFCEIAKERGTQIINTVENNVYSCVNESILTAIIHNILDNAVKNTFDGKIYLNAIEVNQKIIIMISDTGTGMPDEQINMYMNLFKNPKLETPSFKGKGLGLHMVIHLVKKINAEISFRHNQPQGTIVELMLNKN; from the coding sequence ATGACAAAAATTTATTTTCAATCGTTCCTACCTATTAAAAAAACTTCGGCTTGTACAAAAACTATTATTAACCGTTTTTGCTTTAAGGCAAGAGACACAGATCAGTTTTGCATGAGAGTTTGGGCATTGTTTTTCACTTGCTTATATTTCAACATATACGGACAGCACTATACATCTACCTGGTATAATATTGACAATGGACTTCCACAAAGCAGTGCAAAGGCTATTGTTAAGGATAAGTATGGCTTTATCTGGATCTCTACAGAAAACGGTCTTGTAAGGTACGATGGGAGTTCCTTTATTACTTTCAATAATTTTAAAATAAACAATCTACACTTTGGTGAATTCATTGGGGATCCTTCTAAGGATAGTATTACTGTTCTTAACGATTTTCAGGAAAACAAAGTCATTATTAAAAACAGATTCCCTCAGCTTACAAAGCTTCACCAGAGTGACAAGATACCTTTTACCACAGGAAATGATTATGTACACCGGGTTGCAAATAATATTCTTGCGTGTAACTTTTACAATGATATTCAGTACTTTGTGAAACTGAAAAATTCGACTTATAGTTTTACTGAAAATAACATCATTAGCTATAAGGATAATAAGGGGAATGAAACTAAAATACCCATTCCTTACTCTAATAAGGACCTGAACAATATGTTCGTATTCAATGAGGTCCTTTTTATTAATAATATAAAAAACAGAAAAACCTATTCTATTGATAACGGAAAGCTTTCTGCTCATGACGGGCCGAATCTTTTCAATGACCCTAATACAAGAATTTATTGGCAGCAGATTACCAATCAAACTTTTGTTATCAATCATAATAACATTTATATTGTAGTAGGTCATAAAAATAAACCTTCTCTTAAATTTCTTGTAAAATATAATGAAATAGGCAGTCACTCTTATTGTTCTATGTTTTATGGATGGAAATTCAACAAACTTTATCTGGGGACTCTGAACAATGGTTTAAATGTTCTGAAACTCTCTGATTTTTATGTAGCGAAGAAAAAGGAGGACTTCTCCAATAACGTTTATTATGCTTTTCTACCATTGAGTAAGAATACCATTATTGCTGAAGACGGAACTGAATTCGGAAGAGACGGAATTGTGAAGAAATATCCTTTCGGTAATAATGATAATTATCTGATGATGTATGACAAAGCCGGAAATATATTGATCCGGAAAAGAAGCAGCGTCATTAAATTCTTTAAAAATTCCGGTTATAAAAGGAAAGATTCTACTTTTATAAAACAGGGATTTCAGGCTTTCTTACAGAGCGGAAATCTGTATGGAGCATCCTTTTCGGATTCTTCAAAAAGTGAACTTCAAATCTTTAAGGAAGATCCCTTTTCAAAGCCAGACTATACGTATGAGTTTGATGGTTTTGTGAATACTTTCTTTCAATATAATGAAAATGAAATATTAGTAGGTAATAGTGATGGATTATATTCTGTAGTATTGGGAAGCAAAACCATTACTCCTGTTCACAAAAATATCTATGTTAAAAGCATTATCAGAACAAAAGATAATCTGATTTGGGTAATGACCAATAAAAGCGGATTTTATCTTCTCAGAGACCGAAAACTGATTAAAATGCCTACTGACAGAGGTAATAATCTGATGTCTGCCCATTATATTCTGGAAGACCAAAAGGGTTTCTATTGGATTTCTTCCAACAATGGCCTTTTCAAGGTTCCAAAGAAACAGCTGCTGCAGTATGCGCAAGACAGAAAGAGCCCTGTTTACTATTACCGTTTCACAAAAAGAGATGGTTTCCTGACCAATGAATTCAACGGAAGCTCACAACCTAACGCCTATGCACTTGAAAATGGAGATTTTGTGTTTCCATCGATGGATGGATTTGTATTTTTCGATCCGAATAATGTCAGAACTTTCTATCCTGATAAAAATAAAATTTATATTGAAAGAGTAAAGATTGGAAATGCTGAATCTCAGTACTTCCATAATACCCTTGATCTTCAAAATAATTATAAAACCGCGGATATCTTTATTGATATTCCTTATTATTCCAATCTGGAAAACCTTTATTTAGAGGCTAAAATCTCAGGAAAAGAAAATTCTGAATGGGAGCCCATCACTACCGGAAAGGAATTAAAATATACGATCAGCAATCTTGCTCCGGGAAATTATACATTGACTATAAGAATGTTGATTTCTCCAGATGGGCAATTTGAACAAAAATCTATAAAGTTCAACATTCAACCTTTTTTTTATCAGACTTTATTTTTCCGTGTTTCCGCATCTATTATTATTCTGGTTATCATCATTGTGATTGTTCAACTGATGACTAACTTTTTAAGAATAAAAAACAGAGCACTGAAGCAGATTGTGCACAATAAGAATTCGGAGCTAAAAGAAACTTCACTTACCCTTGAAGTGGTAAAAAGTGATCTGCGAAAGGAAACTGAATACCAGAAAAAATTGGTAGAAACCATTAGCCATGATATTACCACTCCTATCCGGTTTATTGCAATGCTTTCACAGAAACTTCATGAATCTGATGACCTGGAACTTCAGAAAAAATATTTTGACAGTATTTATAAATCTTCTGAACAGCTTTATCAATTTACCCTGAATTTAAAGGAATATACTGAACTTTACAAGGCTGAGAATATTTTTGAAGAAGAGGAATATCCCATCAACAGGATTTTGGAGATCAAGAAAAAACTCTTCTGCGAAATTGCAAAAGAGAGAGGAACCCAGATTATTAATACAGTAGAAAACAATGTGTATTCTTGTGTTAATGAAAGCATTTTAACTGCTATTATTCATAATATCCTTGATAACGCGGTAAAAAACACCTTCGATGGAAAAATATATCTTAATGCAATAGAAGTTAATCAGAAAATCATCATAATGATCTCCGATACTGGAACAGGAATGCCAGATGAACAGATTAACATGTACATGAATTTATTTAAAAACCCTAAATTAGAGACTCCAAGTTTCAAAGGAAAGGGTCTTGGACTGCACATGGTTATTCATTTGGTTAAAAAAATAAATGCTGAAATCAGTTTCAGGCATAATCAGCCTCAGGGAACAATTGTGGAGTTAATGCTTAATAAAAACTAA
- a CDS encoding chorismate mutase yields MNLVDLKNEWINGLTQPLMIAGPCSAESEAQMLETARRIKESNAQVSVFRAGIWKPRTKPNGFEGVGVIGLNWLKKVKEEYGFKTATEVANAHHVFAALEADVDVLWIGARSTVNPFTVQEIAMALRGTDKPVFVKNPVNPDLALWAGALERLLGQDIKNLGVIHRGFSTYQKTKYRNNPNWQIALDFKSQFPNIPMLIDPSHICGNRTGLADITQEALNVGYQGAIIETHSNPDEAWSDAAQQITPEVLAELIGNLKVRSTNLAGFEGEMGRHRTLISDLDFQLIELLSQRMKISEKIGKLKKENDIAIFQPERWKVITEYATQKAKETGMSQDFIEKVFKAIHEESIEVQNNIMIDKK; encoded by the coding sequence ATGAATTTAGTAGATTTAAAAAACGAGTGGATTAACGGGCTTACACAACCCTTAATGATTGCAGGACCATGTAGCGCAGAAAGTGAAGCTCAAATGCTTGAAACAGCCAGAAGAATTAAAGAATCTAATGCGCAGGTATCGGTTTTCCGTGCAGGAATCTGGAAGCCACGTACCAAACCTAACGGATTTGAAGGAGTAGGAGTGATCGGTTTGAACTGGCTCAAAAAAGTAAAAGAGGAGTACGGTTTCAAAACAGCCACTGAAGTTGCTAATGCACACCACGTATTTGCAGCTTTAGAGGCAGATGTAGATGTTCTGTGGATTGGTGCCCGTTCTACTGTAAACCCTTTTACAGTACAGGAAATTGCAATGGCCTTAAGAGGAACAGATAAGCCTGTATTCGTTAAAAACCCTGTAAACCCGGATCTTGCCTTATGGGCTGGAGCATTAGAAAGACTTTTAGGTCAGGATATTAAAAATCTAGGAGTAATTCACAGAGGATTTTCAACATACCAAAAAACAAAATACAGAAATAACCCGAACTGGCAAATTGCCCTTGATTTCAAAAGCCAGTTCCCGAATATTCCAATGCTAATCGATCCTTCTCATATTTGCGGAAATAGAACAGGTTTGGCAGATATTACTCAGGAAGCTCTTAACGTGGGCTACCAAGGGGCAATTATCGAAACTCACTCTAATCCAGATGAAGCTTGGAGTGATGCTGCACAACAGATCACCCCTGAAGTACTGGCAGAACTGATTGGAAACTTAAAAGTAAGAAGTACAAACCTTGCAGGGTTCGAAGGAGAAATGGGAAGACACAGAACTTTGATTTCTGATCTTGATTTTCAATTGATTGAACTTCTTTCTCAAAGGATGAAAATCTCTGAAAAAATAGGTAAACTTAAAAAGGAAAATGATATTGCAATCTTTCAGCCTGAACGTTGGAAAGTAATTACAGAATACGCGACTCAAAAAGCAAAAGAAACAGGAATGTCTCAGGACTTTATTGAGAAAGTATTCAAAGCAATTCATGAAGAATCTATTGAAGTACAAAACAATATCATGATCGATAAGAAATAA
- the dnaX gene encoding DNA polymerase III subunit gamma/tau, which produces MENFIVSARKYRPQEFDTVVGQSHITDTLEHAIEESQLAQALLFCGPRGVGKTTCARILARKINEKDGSVSEDGFAYNIYELDAASNNSVDDIRELIDQVRFAPQVGKYKVYIIDEVHMLSSAAFNAFLKTLEEPPAHAIFILATTEKHKIIPTILSRCQIYDFKRITIEDIQGHLRNIAQKENIQYEDDALYLIAQKADGALRDALSIFDRLSTFSQRNITLAKAAEVLNILDYDQYLNIVDLAKENKIPEVLSAFNDIVKKGFDPHIFVAGLGNHFRDLMMAQNASTIDLIEVGEKTKSKFVEQGQKWAAQQLIDGIEICNHADINYKNSKNPRLTVEIALMQLASLTASSDVTKKKNS; this is translated from the coding sequence ATGGAAAATTTTATAGTATCTGCAAGAAAATATCGTCCTCAAGAGTTTGACACAGTTGTAGGACAATCTCATATTACGGATACTTTAGAACATGCAATTGAAGAGAGCCAGCTTGCTCAGGCATTGCTTTTCTGCGGTCCTCGTGGCGTAGGTAAAACAACCTGTGCCAGAATTTTAGCAAGAAAAATTAATGAGAAAGACGGCTCTGTTTCAGAAGATGGCTTTGCTTATAATATCTATGAATTGGATGCTGCATCCAATAACTCTGTAGATGATATCAGGGAATTGATAGACCAGGTACGATTTGCGCCTCAGGTTGGTAAATACAAAGTATATATCATTGATGAGGTTCACATGCTGTCTTCTGCCGCTTTCAACGCCTTTCTTAAGACTTTGGAAGAACCACCAGCCCATGCTATTTTCATTTTGGCAACTACGGAAAAACATAAAATTATTCCAACAATTCTATCCCGTTGTCAGATTTATGATTTTAAAAGAATCACTATTGAAGACATTCAGGGACACCTTAGAAATATTGCTCAGAAAGAAAATATTCAATACGAAGATGACGCTTTGTATTTGATTGCTCAAAAGGCTGACGGGGCATTAAGAGATGCACTTTCCATCTTCGACAGACTTTCTACATTCTCTCAGAGAAACATTACCTTGGCAAAAGCTGCTGAAGTACTGAACATTCTGGATTATGATCAATATCTGAATATTGTAGACCTTGCTAAGGAAAACAAAATACCTGAAGTTCTTTCCGCTTTTAATGACATCGTTAAAAAAGGTTTTGATCCCCATATTTTTGTTGCCGGACTTGGAAACCACTTTAGAGACTTAATGATGGCTCAAAATGCTTCCACCATAGATCTCATTGAAGTAGGAGAGAAGACGAAATCTAAATTTGTGGAACAGGGACAGAAATGGGCTGCTCAACAACTGATTGACGGTATTGAGATTTGTAACCATGCAGATATTAATTATAAAAACTCCAAAAACCCAAGACTCACTGTTGAGATTGCATTAATGCAATTGGCTTCGCTGACTGCTAGCTCAGACGTTACTAAAAAAAAAAATTCCTGA
- a CDS encoding helix-turn-helix domain-containing protein, whose translation MKRSEEITHQYFDFLENHIQQVISGELAEFMEVNEIAGHLAVSHKHLTDTIKKGTGQHPCYFYDQEIIRKAKQMLADSDHSVAEIARIFTYDPSNFSKFFKKMTGETPGDFRKLSRK comes from the coding sequence ATGAAAAGAAGTGAAGAGATTACTCATCAGTATTTTGATTTTTTAGAAAATCATATCCAGCAGGTGATTTCGGGAGAATTAGCAGAATTTATGGAAGTAAATGAGATTGCAGGACATCTTGCAGTTTCACACAAACATCTTACCGATACTATCAAAAAAGGAACAGGACAACATCCCTGTTATTTTTATGACCAGGAAATTATTCGAAAAGCCAAGCAAATGCTTGCAGACTCGGACCATTCTGTGGCCGAAATTGCTCGTATATTTACTTATGATCCCTCAAATTTTTCAAAATTTTTCAAAAAAATGACAGGTGAAACACCTGGTGATTTTAGAAAATTATCTAGGAAATAA
- the rsgA gene encoding ribosome small subunit-dependent GTPase A, translating into MKGKIIKSTGSWYQVLELETNKIFEARIRGKFKLIKTRLTNPLAVGDFVEFQLEQDDIAWITKIEPRRNYLIRKSVNLSKEAHIIASNIDLACFIFTLKHPETSLGFLDRFLACCEAYNITPLILFNKIDVLHEEEIEIVKEVESDYQKIGYNTLEISSYSKLNLDQLQEMLKDKTSVFFGHSGCGKSTLVNALQPGLNLKTSEISDTHLKGKHTTTFAQMHFWHFGGNVIDTPGVREFAMIDIEKEEVQHYFPEIFKKREECKFHNCLHINEPKCAVIDALETGEIEHSRYATYIKLMDEAEEAAQK; encoded by the coding sequence ATGAAAGGAAAAATCATTAAATCTACAGGCAGTTGGTACCAGGTTTTGGAATTGGAAACAAATAAAATTTTCGAGGCCAGGATCAGGGGGAAATTCAAATTGATTAAAACAAGACTTACCAATCCACTTGCCGTAGGAGATTTTGTAGAGTTTCAGCTGGAACAGGATGATATTGCATGGATTACGAAGATTGAGCCACGCAGAAATTATCTGATCAGAAAGTCTGTTAACCTTTCAAAGGAAGCTCATATTATTGCATCGAATATTGATCTTGCCTGCTTTATTTTTACTTTGAAGCACCCGGAGACCTCATTGGGATTTCTGGATAGATTCCTGGCTTGCTGTGAAGCATACAATATAACCCCTTTAATTCTTTTCAATAAAATTGATGTTTTGCATGAAGAGGAAATTGAAATTGTAAAAGAAGTTGAGTCTGATTATCAGAAAATAGGCTATAATACATTGGAAATTTCATCGTATTCAAAACTAAACCTGGATCAGCTTCAGGAAATGCTGAAAGACAAAACTTCTGTATTTTTCGGACATTCTGGATGTGGAAAGTCTACGCTGGTGAATGCTTTACAGCCGGGATTAAACCTGAAAACTTCTGAAATTTCGGATACCCATTTAAAAGGAAAGCATACAACTACTTTCGCGCAAATGCATTTCTGGCATTTTGGAGGAAATGTTATTGATACTCCTGGGGTTCGTGAATTTGCGATGATTGATATTGAAAAGGAAGAAGTACAGCATTATTTCCCTGAAATATTCAAAAAAAGAGAAGAATGCAAGTTCCACAACTGCCTTCATATCAATGAGCCTAAATGTGCTGTAATAGATGCTCTTGAAACTGGGGAAATTGAACACTCCCGTTATGCAACCTATATAAAACTGATGGATGAAGCTGAAGAAGCTGCCCAAAAATAA
- a CDS encoding nucleoside-diphosphate kinase — translation MSNITFTMIKPDAVADGHIGAILGKIAEGGFKIKALKLTQLTVADAKKFYEVHAERPFYGELVEFMSSGPIVAAVLEKDNAVEDFRTLIGSTNPAEAAEGTIRKMFARSIGENAVHGSDSDENALIEAQFHFSGREIF, via the coding sequence ATGTCTAACATTACATTCACTATGATTAAGCCTGATGCTGTTGCTGACGGACATATCGGTGCAATATTGGGTAAGATTGCTGAAGGAGGTTTTAAAATCAAAGCTTTAAAATTAACTCAGCTTACAGTTGCTGATGCAAAAAAATTCTATGAAGTACACGCTGAAAGACCATTTTATGGTGAATTAGTAGAGTTCATGAGTTCTGGTCCAATCGTAGCTGCAGTTTTAGAAAAAGACAATGCAGTTGAAGATTTCAGAACATTAATTGGTTCTACTAACCCTGCAGAAGCAGCAGAAGGTACAATCAGAAAAATGTTTGCTAGAAGCATCGGAGAAAATGCTGTTCACGGTTCAGATTCTGACGAGAATGCATTAATCGAAGCTCAGTTTCATTTTTCAGGAAGAGAGATTTTCTAA
- a CDS encoding MFS transporter, protein MNLLEKAEQGSRRFRYIKLCIFFSGLSVFAQLYLFQPMLPMAAEHFNVSVGDTSLLVSSSTIGMALGLLFFAFKADSYSRKGLMTFSLVSSALLTIISTWVPSLSLLIAIGVFKGFVVSGVSAVALAYLSEEVSAAVIGTAISMYLSGNTIGGMSGRILATILAGEFGWRNAVLVVGIESLILGAIFWKLFPESKFFNPQKTDYHLKVKQMKFFLTNTYMLRLYLIAALIMGVFVSVYNYLTFRLEAQPFSLSHFIIAFIFLMYTFGVFGTMTVSRLSKRIPANTILKGFILSMLAGALLLLTKSLYILIFGLGLFTFSFFAAHTMASQMAALHAKRGKSSATSIYWLFYYFGSSILGSGTGYLLHSYSWNVFIAFLIISVVIALLLATANSPKDKKN, encoded by the coding sequence ATGAATCTATTAGAAAAAGCTGAACAGGGAAGCCGACGTTTCCGATATATTAAACTTTGTATTTTCTTTTCCGGACTGTCTGTCTTTGCACAGCTTTATCTTTTTCAGCCAATGCTGCCAATGGCTGCCGAGCATTTCAACGTATCTGTAGGGGATACTTCCCTACTCGTTTCATCATCTACCATCGGAATGGCCTTAGGATTATTGTTTTTTGCCTTTAAAGCAGATAGTTATTCCAGGAAGGGACTGATGACCTTTTCATTGGTCTCATCTGCCTTACTAACCATTATTTCAACATGGGTTCCGAGCCTCAGCCTTCTGATTGCCATTGGAGTTTTTAAAGGATTTGTAGTTTCCGGAGTTTCAGCTGTTGCTTTAGCCTATCTTTCAGAAGAAGTAAGTGCTGCTGTTATAGGGACAGCCATCAGTATGTATCTTAGTGGCAATACCATTGGTGGAATGAGTGGACGAATACTGGCAACTATTTTAGCTGGCGAATTCGGCTGGCGTAATGCCGTTCTGGTGGTCGGAATAGAAAGTCTTATCCTTGGAGCCATATTCTGGAAACTTTTTCCTGAATCCAAATTCTTTAACCCTCAGAAAACAGATTATCATCTTAAGGTAAAACAAATGAAATTTTTCCTCACCAATACTTATATGCTTCGGCTGTATCTTATAGCAGCCCTGATTATGGGTGTTTTTGTGAGTGTCTATAATTATCTGACCTTCCGATTAGAGGCTCAACCGTTTTCGTTAAGTCATTTTATCATTGCTTTTATTTTCCTAATGTATACCTTCGGAGTTTTTGGTACAATGACTGTGAGCAGGCTTTCCAAAAGAATTCCGGCAAATACTATTTTGAAAGGTTTTATTCTCAGTATGTTGGCTGGTGCTTTATTATTACTGACAAAGAGCCTCTATATCCTCATTTTTGGCCTTGGATTATTTACATTTTCCTTCTTTGCCGCACATACTATGGCAAGCCAAATGGCTGCACTTCATGCCAAACGAGGAAAATCTTCAGCAACTTCTATTTATTGGTTGTTCTATTATTTTGGATCAAGTATTTTGGGAAGCGGCACCGGATATCTTCTTCATTCCTATTCCTGGAACGTCTTTATTGCTTTTCTTATTATTTCTGTAGTCATTGCACTTCTTCTGGCAACAGCCAATTCTCCAAAAGATAAAAAAAATTGA
- a CDS encoding response regulator transcription factor, which translates to MNERILIADDHYVVRAGTALVLETGFPELKIDFAENYEQVKKMLESYDYSLIILDIDMPGTQYKKMISELKAIQNDIKILIFSGYDKDVAIQYIREGAEGYLNKQSSEEEIKNAVRTVIEKGYFYPAELIGLIIQNKKSNPAEKLSSREYEIFKLLADGNGNLEIANRLNIQMSTVSTYKKRIFQKLDVANIAELIKVYEMMH; encoded by the coding sequence ATGAATGAAAGAATCTTAATTGCTGATGATCACTATGTAGTCAGGGCAGGTACCGCACTGGTCCTGGAAACCGGATTTCCGGAACTGAAGATAGATTTTGCAGAGAACTATGAACAAGTAAAGAAAATGCTGGAATCTTATGATTACAGTCTTATTATTTTAGATATTGATATGCCCGGAACTCAATATAAAAAAATGATCTCTGAGCTCAAAGCGATTCAGAATGATATAAAGATCCTCATATTTTCAGGATATGACAAAGATGTAGCGATACAATACATCCGCGAAGGTGCTGAGGGGTACCTGAACAAGCAAAGCAGTGAGGAAGAGATTAAAAATGCAGTACGAACTGTTATTGAAAAAGGGTACTTTTACCCTGCTGAACTGATTGGGCTTATCATTCAGAACAAAAAAAGCAATCCTGCTGAAAAACTGTCCTCCCGTGAATATGAAATTTTCAAACTGCTCGCCGACGGAAACGGAAACCTTGAAATTGCGAACAGGCTCAACATTCAGATGTCAACAGTAAGTACCTACAAAAAAAGAATTTTCCAGAAACTTGATGTTGCCAATATTGCAGAGCTCATCAAAGTGTATGAAATGATGCATTAA
- a CDS encoding TetR/AcrR family transcriptional regulator, translating to MPRKVVQGPIRDKEKTKQKLLAAVGKILRVKGYSGLKVSKIAAVAGFDKKLIYEYFGSTDKLIDEYIKSQDYWSKFSPDIEEEIHVGKGKEALTQGILTQFENLKKNKELQKIILWELSESKPILKNILKQREDVAANLFENVTDPYFGENATNVRAMLALIAAGVYYLNLFPAYNGTEFCGIDMRTDEGRDEVKKVIVEIIDHYYNTKK from the coding sequence ATGCCTAGAAAAGTAGTGCAGGGCCCAATTAGGGACAAAGAAAAAACCAAACAAAAACTGCTGGCAGCAGTGGGTAAAATTTTGAGAGTAAAAGGCTATTCTGGTCTGAAAGTAAGTAAGATTGCAGCAGTGGCAGGTTTTGATAAAAAACTTATCTATGAGTACTTTGGAAGTACTGATAAGCTGATTGATGAATACATCAAATCTCAGGATTACTGGAGCAAATTTAGCCCGGATATTGAAGAAGAAATACATGTAGGGAAAGGGAAAGAAGCTTTAACTCAAGGAATTCTTACACAGTTTGAGAATCTTAAAAAGAATAAAGAGCTCCAAAAAATTATTCTTTGGGAACTTTCCGAAAGTAAACCAATCCTTAAAAACATCCTTAAACAAAGAGAAGATGTAGCTGCTAATCTATTTGAAAATGTAACTGACCCTTATTTTGGGGAAAATGCTACCAATGTTAGAGCAATGTTAGCTTTAATAGCAGCAGGTGTTTACTATCTGAATTTATTCCCTGCATACAACGGGACTGAATTCTGTGGTATTGATATGAGAACGGACGAAGGAAGAGATGAAGTGAAAAAAGTAATCGTTGAGATTATTGATCATTACTACAATACAAAAAAATGA